GCAAGTGTGGTGCAGTGTAGAGACCTGCTTCAGATTAGCTTAAATCTAAACCGCACTACCTGTATTAAGACTGCTCTGATTTTAGGAGTTTCCATGGATACCAGTGCCCGCTATCCCATGAGGGCTACCAGAGCATATAGTGGATACACTCCAGCaaggtgactacacacacttgcacacctgtgcaggctcgctcacaatctctcactctcactcacagggtcagtgctgctgttgattttgaaaggaaaattgatgaactcatacagtgcttttccattatgtgtgtgtgtgtgtgtgtgtgtgtgtgtgtgtgtgtgtgtgtgtgtgtgtgtgtagtctctcctctgagctagatagccagaggctgcagagactgattgaagacaacaaaaggtggctggaatcacaacgcaaagacccaaatgtgtatcctttcacaatctctctctccccctcagcttatacacatgtacgtatcacacacaaaccagtacgggaacagaatgcatcatattttcacacacactctcttgcacccttgtactctcctgaacctctgcccaggcctctcttcacacgctacccagctgccccacccaccaatgggctggtccagctcggcctggacgagaacaatcagatcaaggtctaccattaccgaagaggcacaacccactgatgtccgtgtatgtccagtgcaaacatcagtggatagacagaatacaaacatgccatcagcatgtacacattacaggtgatgttgctgacagtcAAGGCAGATTTTGcatagtactttgaaattcttttttgataaaaacatttctcatctaattgaaattcagatggcatatctaactgtaattagtgattaaggtatttccgcctacataacacattgcagtggtggattatacttattaagatggcggtggcagtgttggatgtggctaaaacgagctggaacgtcgtctttcctgcaggtgctgaacctgcgctctggcgtgtcccgcacggcggtggtgtccttgagggagttgtactccagcctgcagaaagggatggaccaggaaatggaggctacagctaaggtcctcctccacaaagcagcggagtccaatggcttcatcaggcaggacatggacacagctctggacagcatggtgcagaactgcacccccattcggagcatgaacgcccttctcgctggaggactctggtcagttagcatgcagtgagctttaaactgtggctttcagatagcaacaacagtcacaagaagctaacacagcactaattttggctgttgttttttgctgctgtttttacctctccaatgttctttcaaaatattgccctggcctatatcaatatttttagttatttatcctcttatatgttatttttattgcgttccatctccgctctgctgatccaaactgcccttcacaatgcttaaaaaataggctagttagctagctcacagaggacatacaaacattttctgtttaaaaatacacatgtacactaactggtgcaagctaagcaatcgaatagaatatgatcatttgattgtgcacttagatcatacataagggttttaagtttctttatagaagttaaaagttgtactgtatacattggatggattaatagttattactattattataatagttatttttttccttctgttttcctcaaaagtcatctgaatgctgcagtaagaaagtgtactgctcggcacttggctactttggtagagaagattggtgctggccgcttattgtctggggcgaaagacATCACaccgcgaattattcctgcagtccccaagttggcacaggactcttcacaagaaaccaagttagtactgggatcagaacgagaattctacaaagcttattcagtttcccagatagtaatattttgctgattcttttagtctcctagtctgatactctgaagtcagcaaatgctgctaaattgtagagtaatagaagcactatcgtgttttctagacacagacagccttgtaaaattgtgctggtaagataaatggttggtgtgctgtgagttacgggtccctcacggttctctcctgttttggggtctgttcctcgtctcaggcgcttgggccggcgtatgctgctgttcctgtcctcccaccatgactttgataagatggtggaaaagtgcatccctgctaaagacctggcaaccatcagggacactgtccacactctgaaatccaaggtagagattcatgtttggatacatgatgaggattttttatcccatccactatgccccatgttaactcattaaacaaatgtatgtgtagacatatattgtaaacaaatactcgagtacagggcagtgtgtggcaccacacattgtatttacagtagggcatgcacagtgtagttcCAGACCCAGTAGtaaaaggacagagcatggttcaaaatgaaccggcttgaatttcaaatacatttatcaaaaaactattctttcagaaagtcattccactgatatgctaagagatgccagagataaaaaagataaaagatttaccagaaatactataattcctatattaattaataatatttataatattgataataatcattccagagagttaccatagttaccaaatactgtcactttatttgaatgaaatctttctaggttaagaaaatgcttctgtaataacccagtgctgtccagggttgatttatttatcattgttccttttaaatgtcctttttatagagctggttagggaactttacccctgcaagccacaactggttgagcagaagatgcttcctctgctctggtacctcctggggacctccagcaacagtggtacggtccacgggaggggtggaagcgtgagaggggccactgtccacctatgccaagcccttcatgctcACATGGGCCCCgcgctgctggactgcgctggttaccaaccttccaatatccgcaagagcctaagagagattgtgaagaacctcccgaccacatgagagctgccagccagacctccagaccaaaataaagcccaacatggattctacttgaggatggagatgtttgtgcatttcttactgtgcctgcactctaaatgaaagagagaggaagaaagtcaaacgtttttaacattttgaattagcagaaagctaaatccttaaactcaaaagtccttttaaataaggagcacagattttagtgaatcacatcaggtttaacacacctaggagctctgctctttttgcacttttgataactgttgtcatggtgactatagatatatattgttctatgattgttattttctgttgacatatcctgaggtaactgtgcagaatgtaatttatcacatacacaagaaacaagggtctggggggtattccacaaagcgagctaactcagtaagccgggctttttaagacaagcctggctcattttgctcaaattcggttccacgaaagaggctagacttgagcctcgctcagttactacagcaacatatacgtttgaactaacctgctctgtaccaggctagagttgaggcttagcttagcgggaccgcttctattggctgagcagtgtgatgtcagtctcgccatccgggaaactgaattgaggaacaaggttccactgcagttctatccattaaattgctgtggatgtagcatataatatcatatctttatacatttaattgagtactgtaattattactttggaatgattgcaggttattatcaaaatttaataattatatttccaaatgcaatatatatttcgatcttaagagtacatattcattgttaatcagtgaggtttctgtacattttaatgtattggtttaatcttcacaaattcaggtcagtgtaaaatggaatacagt
This is a stretch of genomic DNA from Brachyhypopomus gauderio isolate BG-103 unplaced genomic scaffold, BGAUD_0.2 sc34, whole genome shotgun sequence. It encodes these proteins:
- the LOC143485487 gene encoding TOG array regulator of axonemal microtubules protein 1-like, yielding MYTLQVLNLRSGVSRTAVVSLRELYSSLQKGMDQEMEATAKVLLHKAAESNGFIRQDMDTALDSMVQNCTPIRSMNALLAGGLCHLNAAVRKCTARHLATLVEKIGAGRLLSGAKDITPRIIPAVPKLAQDSSQETKRLGRRMLLFLSSHHDFDKMVEKCIPAKDLATIRDTVHTLKSKSWLGNFTPASHNWLSRRCFLCSGTSWGPPATVDSLGEELL